CGCGCTGATTATTGAACGCGTTTAAGGAGCCAGAATGAGTTTGTTGACCCCGATGATGCGCACCAGTCCGCTGACCGCCTGGTTCAGCGATGCGCAGCGGGTGCAGGGTATGCTGGATTTTGAAGCCGCGCTGGCCCACGCTCAGGCCGAGTGCGGGCTGGTGCCGCAGGCGGCGCTTAACCCGATTATCGAATCATGCCAGCATCAGCAAATTGACTTTGCGGCTTTGGGACAGGCCGCCGCCAGCGCGGGCAACCTCGCCATCCCGCTGGTAAAACAGCTCACCGCGCGGGTAAAAGCTCAGGACGAATCGGCTGCGCGCTATGTCCATTGGGGAGCAACCAGTCAGGACGCAATTGATACCGGCTTGATCCTGCAACTGCGCGGCGCGCTGGCGGAAACGGACGCGCTCTTACAACGCCTGCTCGATGCGCTGGCCAGCCAGGCCGAGCGACATCAGCATACGGTGATGCCCGGGCGTACCTGGATGCAGCATGCGCTGCCGGTGACCTTTGGCCTGAAGCTAGCGGGAACGCTCGACGCGCTGCTGCGCTGGCAGATACGTCTGCGTGAAATGCGATCAAGGATGCTGGTGCTGCAATTTGGCGGTGCCGCCGGCACGCTTGACTCGCTCAAAGCGCAAGCGCCACAGGTTGCCGCTGCGCTGGCAAAAACGCTCGACCTGAACCTTCCCGATACCCCATGGCACAGCCAGCGCGATCGTCTGTTAGAAGTGGGGGCGTGGTACGCGGGTGTTTGCGGCACTCTTGGTAAATTCGCCAATGATTTTTCCCTGCTGATGCAAACCGAAGTTGCCGAAGTCTCTGAACCGGTCGCCGAAGGTCGCGGCGGTTCATCGACCATGCCGCACAAACGTAATCCCATCTCCTGCGCGGCTATCTTGACAGCCGCTCAACGCACGCCCGGACTGGTGGCAACGCTGTATGCCGGACAGATTCAGCAGCATGAGCGCGCGCTGGGCGGATGGCAGGCGGAGTGGGAAACGCTGCCGGATCTGATCACCCTCGTCGGCGGCGCGATGGCGCAAAGCGAAACACTGGTGCGTGAAATGCAGGTGTTTGCGCATAAGATGCGCGCCAACCTTGATATCACCCATGGCCTGATTATGGCGGAAGCGGTCACCCTGGCGCTGGCGGAGTTTATCGGTAAAGCCGAGGCCCATCATCGGGTTGAGGCCTTGTGTCGTCAGGCGATGGATGAATCTCGTTCGCTGCTGAGCGTGCTGGATAACGATCCCTTGGTCGGTGAGCATCTTTCCACCAGCCGTTTAACCCAACTGCTGGACCCGGCAACGGCGACCGGCAGCGCTGAACTCTTCGTGCGTCAGGTGATGGCGCGCTATAAGGAGCAACGTAATGAAGGTTGATTATCAGATT
This Klebsiella sp. RHBSTW-00484 DNA region includes the following protein-coding sequences:
- a CDS encoding 3-carboxy-cis,cis-muconate cycloisomerase, with amino-acid sequence MSLLTPMMRTSPLTAWFSDAQRVQGMLDFEAALAHAQAECGLVPQAALNPIIESCQHQQIDFAALGQAAASAGNLAIPLVKQLTARVKAQDESAARYVHWGATSQDAIDTGLILQLRGALAETDALLQRLLDALASQAERHQHTVMPGRTWMQHALPVTFGLKLAGTLDALLRWQIRLREMRSRMLVLQFGGAAGTLDSLKAQAPQVAAALAKTLDLNLPDTPWHSQRDRLLEVGAWYAGVCGTLGKFANDFSLLMQTEVAEVSEPVAEGRGGSSTMPHKRNPISCAAILTAAQRTPGLVATLYAGQIQQHERALGGWQAEWETLPDLITLVGGAMAQSETLVREMQVFAHKMRANLDITHGLIMAEAVTLALAEFIGKAEAHHRVEALCRQAMDESRSLLSVLDNDPLVGEHLSTSRLTQLLDPATATGSAELFVRQVMARYKEQRNEG